The proteins below come from a single Streptococcus hyointestinalis genomic window:
- a CDS encoding phage scaffolding protein, whose translation MSLKREMLVDAGITDNAVLDNIMQAYGAGIENAKSQVKSELQAENDSLKEQLEQQTKTIKDLQDKEGVSAELKQQLDDIKNQFDTYKTDSESKLAQVQKTNAVALALKDVGAHNSEDLMKFIDLDKIELGEDGKPMLDETINGLKESSPYLFQSQDGPQSNPKFFVGGNPAADGGDNLSAEDKALFAGFDSV comes from the coding sequence ATGAGTCTTAAACGTGAGATGTTGGTGGACGCAGGTATTACAGATAATGCTGTGCTAGATAATATCATGCAAGCGTACGGTGCAGGTATTGAAAATGCAAAGTCACAGGTTAAGTCTGAGTTACAGGCAGAAAACGACAGCTTGAAAGAACAGCTTGAGCAACAAACAAAGACTATCAAGGACTTGCAGGACAAAGAGGGTGTCAGTGCTGAACTGAAGCAGCAGCTAGATGACATCAAAAACCAGTTTGACACCTACAAGACAGATAGTGAATCTAAGCTTGCTCAAGTGCAAAAAACAAACGCTGTGGCACTTGCTTTGAAAGATGTAGGGGCGCACAACTCAGAGGATTTGATGAAGTTCATCGACCTAGACAAAATCGAGCTAGGCGAAGACGGCAAGCCTATGCTTGATGAGACTATCAATGGTTTGAAAGAGTCTAGTCCTTATCTTTTCCAATCGCAAGATGGACCACAGTCCAACCCTAAATTTTTTGTAGGAGGTAACCCTGCCGCTGACGGCGGAGATAATCTCAGTGCAGAAGACAAAGCCTTATTTGCAGGCTTTGATAGTGTGTAA